One Novipirellula galeiformis DNA window includes the following coding sequences:
- a CDS encoding hydrogenase maturation nickel metallochaperone HypA/HybF codes for MSIIDIACEESRTRGDARVIAVHLKIGRMSGVVSEALLSAFELAREDTLLAAAELKIEDMPVRVHCPQCGCEQLADSIQCLCCSVCGTLSPEITQGCELEVVAMELEPMEVV; via the coding sequence ATGAGCATTATCGACATCGCCTGTGAAGAATCGCGTACACGAGGCGACGCCCGCGTGATCGCGGTCCATCTGAAAATCGGTCGCATGTCGGGCGTGGTCAGCGAAGCGTTGTTGTCGGCGTTTGAATTGGCCCGTGAGGACACTTTGTTGGCCGCTGCCGAATTGAAGATCGAGGACATGCCCGTGCGAGTTCATTGCCCGCAATGCGGTTGTGAACAATTAGCCGATTCCATTCAATGTCTGTGTTGCAGCGTCTGCGGAACCCTGTCGCCCGAGATCACTCAGGGCTGCGAATTGGAAGTGGTCGCGATGGAATTAGAACCGATGGAGGTAGTCTAG
- a CDS encoding hydrogenase maturation protease: MNLSSNSHSIDAILVAGIGNIFLGDDGFGSEVARQLLLLDWPDDVRVVDYGIRGIDLAYALLDGHEAVILIDAIPGDEAPGTLRVIEPELEGLELESNPSALLDAHSLHPLRVLQMVKAMGGDLKRVMIVGCQPADLGGEEGRMGLSAPVGAAVSEAVKLVKRLSETLLTQRLEASSRIHKGSNKLCTNFRSQ, from the coding sequence ATGAACCTATCCTCAAACTCCCATTCAATCGATGCGATTCTAGTCGCGGGGATCGGAAACATCTTTCTCGGCGACGATGGCTTCGGAAGCGAAGTGGCGCGTCAGCTACTTTTATTGGATTGGCCCGACGACGTGCGTGTGGTGGATTATGGGATTCGTGGCATCGATTTGGCCTACGCACTGCTCGATGGACACGAGGCGGTGATTTTGATTGATGCGATCCCAGGGGACGAAGCTCCTGGAACACTGCGGGTGATCGAACCCGAATTGGAAGGCTTGGAGCTTGAATCGAACCCGTCCGCCCTGCTTGATGCACACTCGTTGCACCCTTTGAGAGTGTTGCAAATGGTCAAGGCGATGGGAGGCGATTTGAAACGAGTCATGATCGTTGGTTGTCAGCCGGCGGACTTGGGGGGCGAAGAGGGACGGATGGGATTGAGTGCACCGGTTGGGGCGGCGGTTAGCGAGGCGGTGAAGTTAGTCAAACGGTTATCGGAAACCTTACTCACGCAGCGGCTTGAAGCATCAAGCCGTATCCACAAGGGAAGTAACAAATTATGCACGAACTTTCGATCGCAATGA
- a CDS encoding DUF6084 family protein, translating into MLDLNFEILTAQPITFAAAPMIGFGLRVTHHDGEPAVQNISLQCQLQIETLQRLYKDDEKPGLLDLFGPPHRWSQTLKTMLWTHATVNVPPFTSRVEVTLPVTCTFDFNVAATKYFAAIDDGEIPLLFQFSGTIFYRGERGLQTTQISWDKEARYRMPIAVWKQMMEHYYPNSAWLCLQRDAFDSLQQYKRDHGIPTFEQALERLLETAAEGTTQ; encoded by the coding sequence GTGCTTGATTTGAACTTCGAGATTTTGACAGCTCAACCGATTACGTTTGCCGCGGCACCCATGATCGGATTTGGACTCCGGGTGACCCATCATGACGGGGAACCCGCGGTGCAAAACATTTCACTTCAATGCCAACTTCAAATCGAAACGCTCCAACGTCTCTACAAGGACGATGAAAAGCCGGGGTTGCTCGATTTGTTCGGTCCACCGCATCGCTGGAGTCAAACGTTAAAGACGATGTTGTGGACGCACGCCACGGTCAATGTGCCGCCGTTCACCTCGAGGGTGGAGGTGACTTTGCCGGTGACTTGCACATTCGATTTCAATGTCGCAGCCACCAAGTATTTTGCGGCCATCGATGATGGCGAGATCCCGTTGTTATTTCAGTTCAGCGGGACGATCTTCTATCGTGGCGAGCGGGGGCTTCAGACCACTCAAATCTCTTGGGACAAAGAGGCTCGCTATCGGATGCCCATCGCCGTTTGGAAGCAGATGATGGAGCATTACTACCCCAACTCGGCTTGGTTGTGTTTGCAACGTGATGCGTTCGATTCACTACAGCAATACAAGCGAGACCATGGAATCCCGACATTCGAGCAAGCGCTAGAGCGATTGCTTGAAACCGCAGCAGAGGGGACGACGCAATGA
- a CDS encoding DUF5947 family protein, whose protein sequence is MNSAKPLPSGFTRLRQLVQSRRQPSERCELCNLKLAKNHDHLVEIHRRNILCCCEACAILFTGHVGSDSDVSYRRVPRRFAELTNFQLSDAQWDDLRVPINVVFFYDSTPQQKVVAVYPSPAGATESSLTLQAWDSIATDNPIVEDMQPDVEALLVNRLDRDGDFQYYLVPIDRCYELVGMMRTHWHGLSGGTEVWREINAFFSRLRIASAPFAKESSRA, encoded by the coding sequence ATGAACTCCGCAAAGCCGCTGCCATCCGGTTTCACCCGACTCAGGCAACTTGTGCAATCACGTCGCCAGCCGAGTGAGCGTTGCGAGTTATGTAATCTCAAACTTGCCAAAAATCACGATCATCTCGTGGAGATTCACCGCCGGAATATTCTCTGTTGTTGCGAAGCGTGTGCGATCTTGTTTACGGGGCACGTCGGCAGCGATAGCGATGTCAGCTACCGCCGCGTACCGAGACGGTTTGCCGAGTTGACCAATTTTCAATTGAGCGATGCCCAATGGGACGATTTGCGTGTCCCGATCAATGTGGTGTTTTTCTACGATAGCACGCCGCAGCAAAAAGTCGTGGCGGTTTATCCCAGTCCAGCGGGTGCCACGGAGTCCAGCTTGACATTACAAGCTTGGGATTCGATTGCCACGGACAACCCAATCGTCGAGGACATGCAGCCAGACGTCGAAGCTTTGTTAGTGAACCGGCTCGATCGCGACGGTGATTTCCAGTACTACCTCGTCCCGATCGATCGCTGTTATGAACTCGTCGGCATGATGCGCACCCATTGGCATGGGTTGTCCGGCGGTACCGAAGTGTGGCGGGAAATCAACGCGTTCTTTTCAAGGCTGCGCATCGCTTCGGCTCCATTTGCAAAGGAGTCCAGTCGTGCTTGA
- a CDS encoding NifU family protein, producing MTHDAAEFEQRIGQIESLLESIDAIADPLIREQMLDVLAAILDYHGEALTRMVTAITVSDGVGNRDALVRWAEDPLVASLLVLYDLHPQASEQRVRDALESVRPYLESHGGNVELISITADTVRLRMQGSCDGCPSSALTAKHTIEKAIFESAPEIRWVLVEGVADSTQVDSTQAPKVLVQLGSPATR from the coding sequence ATGACCCACGACGCTGCGGAATTCGAACAACGAATCGGCCAAATCGAGAGCTTGCTCGAGAGTATCGACGCCATCGCTGACCCGCTGATTCGCGAGCAGATGCTGGACGTGCTCGCCGCGATCCTAGACTACCACGGTGAGGCGCTGACGCGAATGGTCACCGCCATCACCGTCAGCGACGGTGTCGGTAACCGCGATGCCTTGGTGCGGTGGGCCGAGGATCCGTTGGTCGCAAGTTTGTTAGTGCTCTATGATTTGCATCCGCAGGCATCCGAGCAACGCGTCCGCGACGCGTTGGAGAGCGTCCGACCGTACTTGGAATCGCATGGTGGCAACGTCGAACTAATCTCGATCACGGCCGATACGGTGCGATTGCGAATGCAAGGCAGTTGTGATGGTTGTCCTTCCTCGGCATTAACCGCTAAGCATACGATTGAAAAGGCGATCTTCGAATCCGCTCCGGAGATCCGCTGGGTGTTGGTCGAGGGCGTGGCTGATTCGACCCAGGTTGATTCGACACAGGCCCCCAAAGTTCTCGTGCAATTGGGATCCCCGGCGACACGATGA
- a CDS encoding nickel-dependent hydrogenase large subunit — protein MSTATNPSRVSKSGSGNLVEMSWDPITRIVGSLGIYTKIDFDNKVVAECHSTSSIFRGYSIFMKNKDPRDAHFITSRICGICGDNHATCATYAQNMAFGIKPPAIAEWIMNLGEAAEYMFDHNLYQDNLVGVDYCETMVRETNPGVWEKALHSEAPHAHLHGYKTIAEIMTALNPFTGEFYRETLQVSRYTREMFCLMEGRHVHPSTLYPGGVGTVPSVQLFTDYIVRLMRYIEFMKKCVPLHDDLFQFWYEALPGYEEVGRRRILLGCWGSFNNPDHCDYTYQRMDAWGNEMFVTPGIVIDGELVTTNLVDINLGIRILLGSSFYDDWQNSEKFVEKDPLGNPVDMRHPWNQTTIPKPQKRNFDDKYTWVMCPRWLDKRTGDHLALDTGGGPIARFWATALAGKVDIGYVKATGHSVKMLMPKTATMGEVEFEWEIPKWSNAIERNRARTYFQAYAAACAMHFVERALAELHAGNTKTWTDFKVPDEAIGCGFHEAVRGVLSHHMVIRDGKIANYHPYPPTPWNANPRDSDGTPGPYEDAVQGTPIFEENGPENFKGIDIMRAVRSFDPCLPCGVHMYVGNGKTIETHHSPMFGAAHG, from the coding sequence ATGAGTACCGCCACCAACCCGAGTCGTGTATCCAAATCCGGCAGCGGGAATTTGGTCGAGATGAGTTGGGATCCGATCACCCGTATCGTCGGCAGTTTGGGCATCTACACCAAAATCGACTTCGATAACAAAGTCGTTGCCGAGTGCCACAGCACCTCATCGATCTTTCGCGGTTACAGCATCTTTATGAAGAACAAAGACCCGCGGGATGCTCATTTCATCACCAGCCGGATCTGTGGCATCTGCGGTGATAACCACGCCACGTGCGCCACCTACGCTCAAAATATGGCCTTCGGGATCAAGCCGCCAGCGATCGCGGAGTGGATTATGAATCTTGGTGAAGCTGCCGAGTACATGTTCGACCACAATCTCTACCAAGACAACTTGGTGGGCGTCGATTATTGCGAAACAATGGTCCGGGAAACCAACCCAGGCGTCTGGGAGAAAGCGCTGCACAGCGAAGCGCCCCACGCCCATTTGCATGGTTACAAAACGATCGCTGAGATCATGACGGCGTTGAACCCGTTCACCGGCGAGTTCTATCGAGAAACGCTGCAAGTCAGTCGTTATACCCGCGAAATGTTTTGTTTGATGGAAGGACGCCACGTGCATCCGTCCACCCTGTATCCCGGCGGCGTGGGCACGGTACCCTCGGTGCAACTGTTTACCGATTACATCGTCCGGCTGATGCGGTACATCGAGTTCATGAAGAAGTGTGTGCCGTTGCACGATGACTTGTTCCAATTCTGGTACGAAGCGTTGCCAGGCTACGAAGAAGTCGGTCGACGTCGAATCTTGCTGGGGTGTTGGGGATCGTTTAACAATCCCGACCACTGCGATTACACCTACCAACGGATGGACGCCTGGGGCAACGAGATGTTCGTGACCCCAGGCATTGTCATCGATGGTGAATTGGTGACGACTAACTTGGTGGACATTAACCTCGGCATCCGCATTTTGCTTGGCAGTTCGTTCTATGACGATTGGCAAAACAGTGAGAAATTTGTTGAGAAAGACCCGTTGGGCAATCCCGTTGACATGCGGCATCCGTGGAACCAAACCACGATTCCCAAGCCTCAAAAGCGAAATTTCGACGACAAGTACACGTGGGTCATGTGTCCGCGATGGTTGGATAAACGCACCGGTGACCATTTGGCGCTGGATACCGGTGGCGGACCGATCGCTCGCTTTTGGGCCACCGCATTGGCCGGCAAAGTCGACATTGGTTACGTCAAAGCGACCGGGCACAGTGTCAAAATGTTGATGCCCAAAACCGCCACGATGGGCGAAGTCGAGTTTGAGTGGGAAATCCCAAAATGGAGTAACGCGATCGAACGCAACCGAGCGAGAACCTATTTTCAAGCCTATGCGGCAGCGTGTGCGATGCACTTCGTCGAGCGGGCGCTTGCAGAGTTGCACGCAGGCAACACAAAAACGTGGACCGATTTCAAGGTCCCCGACGAAGCAATCGGTTGCGGATTCCATGAGGCCGTTCGAGGCGTGCTTTCGCATCATATGGTGATTCGCGATGGCAAAATTGCTAATTACCATCCCTACCCGCCGACACCTTGGAATGCGAACCCACGCGATAGTGACGGCACGCCGGGACCCTACGAAGACGCCGTTCAAGGCACGCCGATCTTTGAAGAAAACGGGCCAGAGAATTTTAAAGGGATCGACATCATGAGGGCCGTTCGCAGCTTTGATCCCTGTTTGCCCTGTGGCGTCCACATGTACGTGGGCAACGGCAAAACCATCGAAACGCACCACTCGCCGATGTTCGGTGCCGCACACGGCTAG
- a CDS encoding NADH-quinone oxidoreductase subunit B family protein produces MKTIQAHREPDVKEIHIVWMTTGLGCDGDSVSITAAMQPSIEDVVLGAIPGLPKVHLHNPVLAYEVGDDFMKWWYMAERGELDPFVLVVEGSIPNENLSGEGYWAAMGTNEETGQPITTNEWIDRLAPKALAIVGAGTCATYGGIHAMQGNPTGCMGLADYLGWDWKSKAGLPIVNVPGCPVQPDNFMETLLYLLYQVAGLAPMIPLDDKLRPKWLFGSTVHEGCDRGGHYEQGRFASEYGQPECLVKLGCWGPVVNCNVPKRGWMAGIGGCPNVGGICIGCTMPGFPDKFMPFMNPPPGSYVSSAGSMVYGGIIKALRNITQRKLNKEPHWRHNRKELTTGYKPKH; encoded by the coding sequence ATGAAGACGATCCAAGCGCACCGGGAACCCGACGTGAAAGAGATCCATATCGTGTGGATGACCACCGGGCTGGGTTGTGATGGAGATTCCGTTTCGATCACCGCAGCGATGCAACCGAGTATCGAAGATGTGGTGCTCGGCGCGATCCCCGGCTTGCCGAAAGTCCATTTGCACAATCCCGTTTTGGCCTATGAAGTCGGTGACGATTTTATGAAGTGGTGGTACATGGCCGAGCGCGGCGAGCTCGACCCGTTTGTGTTGGTCGTCGAAGGCTCGATTCCCAACGAGAATCTGAGCGGTGAGGGGTATTGGGCCGCGATGGGGACCAATGAAGAGACCGGTCAACCGATCACGACGAACGAGTGGATCGATCGTCTCGCTCCCAAAGCGTTGGCGATCGTGGGCGCGGGCACGTGTGCGACCTATGGTGGCATCCACGCCATGCAAGGTAATCCGACCGGGTGTATGGGATTGGCCGACTATCTCGGCTGGGATTGGAAATCCAAAGCGGGGCTGCCGATCGTCAATGTTCCCGGTTGTCCGGTTCAGCCCGACAATTTTATGGAAACACTCTTGTACCTGCTCTACCAAGTTGCCGGCTTGGCACCCATGATTCCGCTGGACGACAAACTGCGACCGAAATGGCTGTTCGGCTCGACCGTGCACGAAGGTTGTGATCGCGGTGGTCACTATGAACAGGGCCGTTTCGCTAGCGAGTACGGTCAACCCGAATGTTTGGTCAAACTCGGCTGCTGGGGACCGGTCGTTAATTGCAACGTGCCCAAACGCGGTTGGATGGCCGGCATCGGCGGCTGTCCCAACGTCGGTGGAATTTGTATTGGTTGCACAATGCCTGGGTTCCCCGACAAATTCATGCCGTTCATGAATCCACCGCCCGGCAGTTACGTCTCGTCGGCCGGATCGATGGTCTACGGTGGCATCATCAAAGCGCTGCGAAATATCACTCAGCGAAAACTCAATAAAGAACCCCATTGGAGACACAACCGAAAGGAACTGACCACAGGCTACAAGCCTAAGCATTAA
- a CDS encoding formate/nitrite transporter family protein: MGKERSETDLNSEDASEHETEPKKPSQQIMRHELKEALAAFQRSSVRLFFSGLSAGLEIGFSLFLMAVMQTLLQDDLPKSVVDLLVANMYAFGFLLVILGRSELFTEQTSLAVLPVLSGQASLSGLLRLWAIVYVANILGAVAFAGMVAYLGPALGVIDPVVFTEIAHSVVHHAPPVILVSGILAGWLMGLLSWLVAAGRDTISQIVIVWLVTATIGLGHLHHSIVGTVEVLAGVFTSRETTVADFGYFLFWTTLGNAIGGPVFLALLKHTHARPDDPTEMTSARVHR; encoded by the coding sequence ATGGGCAAAGAACGATCCGAAACGGACTTGAACTCCGAGGATGCGTCGGAGCACGAAACGGAGCCGAAGAAGCCGTCTCAGCAGATCATGCGTCACGAATTGAAGGAGGCGTTGGCGGCCTTCCAACGCTCCTCCGTTCGGCTGTTCTTTTCCGGTTTGTCGGCGGGACTCGAAATTGGATTCAGTCTGTTTTTGATGGCGGTGATGCAGACGTTGCTGCAAGACGATTTGCCCAAGTCCGTGGTCGATTTGCTGGTCGCGAACATGTATGCGTTCGGCTTCCTGTTGGTCATTTTAGGCCGCTCCGAATTGTTCACCGAACAAACCAGTTTGGCGGTGTTGCCGGTGCTCAGCGGCCAAGCGTCGCTGAGCGGGTTGTTGCGACTTTGGGCGATCGTCTACGTCGCCAATATTCTCGGGGCGGTTGCCTTCGCTGGAATGGTTGCTTATTTGGGGCCTGCGCTCGGGGTGATCGATCCAGTCGTCTTTACCGAGATTGCTCACAGCGTCGTTCATCATGCACCGCCGGTAATCTTGGTCAGCGGGATTTTGGCGGGCTGGTTGATGGGATTATTGTCGTGGTTGGTGGCTGCCGGTCGCGACACGATCAGCCAAATCGTGATCGTGTGGTTGGTCACCGCGACGATCGGGCTCGGTCATTTGCACCACAGCATTGTCGGCACCGTCGAAGTGCTTGCCGGAGTCTTTACCTCCCGCGAGACGACGGTTGCCGACTTCGGTTATTTCCTCTTCTGGACCACCTTGGGCAATGCCATCGGTGGCCCTGTTTTTCTAGCGTTATTGAAACACACTCACGCGCGACCCGACGATCCTACCGAGATGACTTCCGCACGCGTTCACCGTTAA
- the hypE gene encoding hydrogenase expression/formation protein HypE: protein MTHVADFDRMTCPTPRNQYERVLLGHGSGGKLSADLIQRVFLAELGNDVLLALEDSATLDLGSPDAASGQHRGGPRIAFTTDSFVVKPLFFPGGDIGKLAVHGTVNDLAVSGATPRFLSAAFILEEGFSIESLRRIVVSMREACVEAGVTLVTGDTKVVDRGKGDEVFITTTGIGVHEVNHHLSIHHARPGDRIIVSGTIGDHGMTIMSTREGIEFETALQSDTAALNGLTRAMLEACPSIRVMRDPTRGGVSSTLNELAAASEVGVALDESAIPLRPEVHSACEMLGLDPMYVANEGKLIVVVPEPDCQSLLQVMKQHPLGRDAAVIGHVVADHPGMVVMRSLIGGQRVVTMLAGEQLPRIC, encoded by the coding sequence ATGACGCACGTCGCCGACTTTGACCGCATGACATGCCCGACACCTCGAAACCAATACGAGCGTGTGCTGCTGGGACATGGTAGCGGCGGTAAATTGAGCGCGGATTTGATCCAGCGTGTCTTCTTGGCCGAGTTGGGTAACGATGTGCTTTTGGCGCTAGAGGATTCCGCGACCCTCGATCTTGGGTCGCCCGACGCGGCGTCTGGCCAGCACCGCGGCGGGCCTCGAATCGCCTTCACCACCGACTCCTTTGTCGTCAAACCGCTGTTCTTTCCTGGCGGGGACATCGGCAAATTGGCCGTGCACGGGACGGTCAACGATTTAGCCGTCTCGGGCGCGACGCCGCGGTTCCTTTCCGCTGCATTCATTTTGGAAGAAGGGTTCTCGATCGAGTCGCTGCGGCGAATCGTGGTGTCGATGCGTGAGGCATGCGTCGAAGCTGGGGTGACCTTGGTGACCGGCGACACAAAGGTGGTCGATCGGGGCAAAGGGGATGAGGTATTCATCACGACGACCGGGATCGGAGTGCATGAGGTCAATCACCATTTGTCGATCCATCATGCCCGTCCTGGAGATCGCATCATCGTTTCAGGTACGATCGGCGATCACGGGATGACGATCATGTCGACTCGCGAGGGGATCGAATTTGAGACGGCATTGCAGAGTGACACCGCGGCGCTAAATGGTTTGACGCGAGCGATGCTCGAGGCTTGTCCATCGATTCGCGTGATGCGTGATCCAACACGTGGTGGCGTCTCGAGCACGTTGAATGAATTGGCGGCGGCATCCGAAGTCGGGGTGGCGTTAGACGAGTCTGCGATTCCGCTGCGCCCGGAGGTGCATTCGGCATGCGAGATGCTCGGTTTGGATCCGATGTACGTCGCTAATGAAGGAAAATTGATTGTGGTGGTCCCCGAACCTGATTGCCAATCTCTGTTGCAGGTGATGAAACAACATCCTTTGGGGCGTGACGCTGCGGTGATTGGGCATGTCGTTGCCGATCACCCCGGCATGGTCGTGATGCGCAGTTTGATCGGAGGCCAACGTGTGGTGACGATGTTGGCGGGTGAGCAATTGCCGAGGATTTGTTGA
- the hypD gene encoding hydrogenase formation protein HypD, with the protein MKFQEEYRDAGAAKKLQQAIADVATRDWTIMEVCGGQTHTIVRYGIDELLPKNVELVHGPGCPVCVTPLELIDKALEIASRDDVIFCSFGDMLRVPGSHRDLFDVKACGGDVRIVYSPLDCLQIAEQNRGQTVVFFAVGFETTAPANAMAVWQAKKRNIENFAVLVSHVLVPPAIEAILSSPTNRVQGFLGAGHVCSVMGYEEYEPLADRFQIPIVVTGFEPVDLLEGIYRCVRMLEQGEVGVDNQYARAVQREGSRSAQGLIEEVFDITDRKWRGIGTIPKSGYRLRDEYQGFDAEQRFEVSDMEVQESSQCISGMILQGIHKPHQCPAFGKECTPEHPLGATMVSSEGACAAYYNYGRFLHAQDESSQLHNIPIPAD; encoded by the coding sequence GTGAAGTTTCAAGAGGAGTACCGAGACGCGGGGGCGGCCAAGAAGTTGCAACAAGCGATCGCGGATGTGGCGACGCGGGACTGGACGATCATGGAGGTTTGTGGCGGCCAAACGCACACGATTGTGCGTTATGGGATCGACGAACTGTTGCCCAAGAACGTGGAACTGGTCCATGGGCCGGGGTGTCCCGTTTGTGTGACTCCGTTGGAATTGATCGACAAGGCGCTTGAGATTGCATCGCGTGACGATGTGATCTTTTGTTCATTTGGCGATATGTTGCGTGTTCCCGGCAGTCACCGCGATTTATTTGACGTCAAAGCCTGTGGCGGCGATGTGCGGATTGTTTACTCGCCATTGGATTGCTTGCAAATCGCTGAACAAAACCGCGGTCAAACGGTGGTTTTCTTCGCTGTCGGGTTTGAGACGACGGCGCCCGCCAACGCGATGGCGGTCTGGCAAGCCAAGAAGCGAAACATTGAAAACTTTGCCGTGCTCGTTTCCCACGTCTTGGTGCCGCCAGCGATCGAAGCGATTCTGTCATCACCGACCAATCGCGTGCAAGGATTTTTGGGCGCGGGACATGTCTGTTCGGTGATGGGGTACGAAGAGTACGAACCGTTGGCCGATCGCTTTCAAATTCCAATCGTGGTGACGGGGTTCGAGCCGGTCGATTTGTTGGAAGGGATCTATCGCTGTGTGCGAATGTTGGAACAAGGGGAAGTCGGAGTCGACAATCAATACGCCCGTGCGGTCCAACGCGAAGGAAGTCGGTCGGCGCAGGGGCTGATTGAAGAGGTATTTGACATTACCGATCGCAAGTGGCGCGGCATCGGCACGATTCCCAAGAGCGGCTATCGCTTGCGTGATGAGTACCAGGGCTTCGACGCGGAGCAGCGATTCGAGGTTAGCGACATGGAGGTCCAGGAATCCAGCCAATGTATCAGTGGCATGATTTTGCAAGGCATTCATAAACCGCACCAGTGTCCGGCGTTTGGAAAAGAGTGCACGCCCGAGCATCCCTTGGGGGCGACGATGGTTTCGTCCGAAGGCGCCTGTGCGGCGTACTACAACTACGGCCGTTTTCTTCACGCTCAAGACGAGTCAAGCCAACTTCACAACATTCCTATACCCGCCGATTGA
- a CDS encoding HypC/HybG/HupF family hydrogenase formation chaperone, translated as MCLGIPGRVTETFLQHEVLMGKVDFGGVSKQVCLNLTPEVEVGQYVIVHVGFALQVIDEAEAEKVFEFLRNMDDLEELDTDQSDSKLESTL; from the coding sequence ATGTGTCTTGGTATCCCCGGAAGGGTGACTGAAACGTTCCTCCAGCACGAGGTGTTGATGGGGAAAGTCGACTTCGGTGGAGTTTCGAAGCAGGTCTGTTTGAACCTGACTCCCGAGGTCGAAGTCGGCCAGTACGTGATCGTGCATGTCGGGTTTGCGTTGCAAGTAATCGACGAAGCAGAAGCGGAGAAGGTTTTCGAGTTTCTGCGGAATATGGACGATCTTGAAGAGCTAGACACAGATCAATCGGACTCGAAATTGGAGTCAACGCTGTGA